A genome region from Skermanella rosea includes the following:
- the rbbA gene encoding ribosome-associated ATPase/putative transporter RbbA: MSGDDGVALEGVSHRYGRTAALDGVSLRIPGGTATAVVGPDGVGKSTLLALIAGVKRGQAGTVRVLGGDMASAAHRDRAAPGIAYMPQGLGRNLYPTLSVVENIDFFGSLFGLSRADRRARIDRLLHATGLHPFPDRPAGKLSGGMRQKLSLCCALIHDPDLLILDEPTTGVDPLSRRQFWRLIDDIRAGRPGMTVLVATAYMEEAERFERLVAMDGGTILAAGPTAEVLARTGAATLDEAFAALQRGRGTGPAEGWTPLPPRTPDPGAPPAILAEGLTRRFGDFTAVDGVSFRIERGEIFGFLGSNGCGKTTTMKMLTGLLPATEGRAELLGRPVAAGDIATRMRVGYMSQSFSLYEELSVRANLDLHARLYRIPAAEVGPRTREALERFDLAGVADARPNSLPLGIRQRLQLAAACLHRPEVLILDEPTSGVDPAARDMFWRHLGELARRDGVTVFVSTHFMNEAERCDRISLMHAGRTLAVGTPREIREARGAASLEDAFVACLVEATGEDAESGAGQGARQGVAAPPATADAKPPDHATLAASFGRIFAFARREMIEILRDPVRLAFALLSPIVLMVTFGYGVTFDVEDLPFAVFDRDRSAESRQFVESFAGSRYFDQRPPMDSESEIDARLRSGELRVAIDIPPGFGRDLLDGHRPQVAFLLDGSMPFRAETARGYVDGIVSSYAQDLARRTAGEAVSPYPVQVEARFRYNQEFRSAVAITPGCIMILLIIVPSMLTALGVVREREIGSISNLQASPATVGEFLLGKQAPYVAIGFLSFLSLTLLVAVLFGVTVKGSMAALALGALLYVFAATGVGLVVSTFVRSQVAAIIATAVLVTVPAINFSGYLYPAATVEGAGRYIGLGFPSLWFQNVSIGTFAKGRPFADFQLEFLMLFAFGAGFLMIASRLLRKQER; this comes from the coding sequence ATGTCCGGTGACGACGGGGTCGCGCTGGAGGGCGTCTCGCACCGCTACGGGCGCACCGCGGCGCTCGACGGCGTCTCGCTCCGGATCCCCGGCGGCACGGCGACCGCCGTGGTCGGCCCGGACGGCGTCGGCAAATCCACGCTGCTGGCGCTGATCGCCGGCGTCAAGCGGGGGCAGGCGGGCACCGTCCGGGTGCTGGGCGGCGACATGGCCTCGGCAGCGCACCGCGACCGGGCGGCGCCCGGCATCGCCTACATGCCCCAGGGGCTGGGGCGGAACCTCTATCCGACCCTGTCGGTGGTCGAGAACATCGACTTCTTCGGCAGCCTGTTCGGCCTGTCCCGGGCGGACCGCCGGGCGCGCATCGACCGGCTGCTTCACGCCACCGGCCTGCACCCGTTTCCCGACCGCCCCGCCGGCAAGCTGTCGGGCGGCATGCGGCAGAAGCTGTCGCTGTGCTGCGCGTTGATCCACGATCCGGACCTGCTGATCCTGGACGAGCCGACCACCGGCGTCGATCCGCTGTCGCGCCGGCAGTTCTGGCGCCTGATCGACGACATCCGGGCCGGCCGGCCGGGCATGACCGTGCTGGTCGCCACCGCCTACATGGAGGAGGCGGAACGGTTCGAGCGTCTGGTCGCGATGGACGGCGGCACGATCCTGGCCGCCGGCCCGACCGCCGAGGTGCTGGCCCGGACCGGCGCCGCGACCCTGGACGAGGCGTTCGCCGCCCTCCAGCGGGGCAGGGGGACCGGGCCGGCCGAGGGCTGGACCCCGCTGCCGCCCCGCACCCCGGATCCTGGAGCGCCGCCGGCCATCCTGGCGGAGGGGCTGACCCGCCGGTTCGGCGACTTCACCGCCGTGGACGGGGTCAGCTTCCGGATCGAGCGCGGGGAGATCTTCGGCTTCCTCGGCTCCAACGGCTGCGGCAAGACCACGACCATGAAGATGCTGACCGGACTGCTGCCGGCCACCGAGGGGCGGGCCGAACTGCTGGGCCGTCCCGTGGCGGCGGGCGACATCGCGACGCGCATGCGGGTCGGCTACATGTCGCAGTCCTTCTCGCTGTACGAGGAGCTGTCGGTCCGCGCCAACCTGGACCTGCACGCGCGGCTGTACCGAATCCCGGCGGCGGAGGTCGGGCCGCGCACCCGCGAGGCGCTGGAGCGGTTCGACCTCGCCGGCGTGGCCGACGCCCGGCCGAACAGCCTGCCGCTCGGCATCCGCCAGCGCCTTCAGCTGGCCGCCGCCTGCCTCCACCGGCCGGAAGTGCTGATCCTGGACGAGCCGACGTCGGGCGTGGACCCGGCGGCGCGGGACATGTTCTGGCGTCACCTGGGCGAGCTGGCGCGGCGCGACGGCGTCACCGTCTTCGTCTCGACCCACTTCATGAACGAGGCCGAGCGGTGCGACCGCATCTCGCTGATGCATGCCGGGCGGACGCTGGCCGTCGGCACGCCGCGGGAGATCCGCGAAGCGCGCGGCGCGGCATCCCTGGAGGACGCCTTCGTCGCCTGCCTGGTGGAGGCGACCGGCGAGGACGCGGAGTCCGGGGCGGGGCAGGGGGCGAGGCAGGGCGTGGCGGCACCGCCCGCCACGGCCGACGCGAAGCCGCCGGACCATGCCACGCTCGCCGCGTCCTTCGGACGGATCTTCGCCTTCGCGCGGCGGGAGATGATCGAGATCCTGCGGGACCCCGTCCGGCTCGCCTTCGCCCTGCTCAGCCCGATCGTGCTCATGGTCACCTTCGGCTATGGCGTCACCTTCGACGTGGAGGACCTTCCCTTCGCCGTGTTCGACCGCGACCGGAGCGCCGAGAGCCGGCAGTTCGTCGAAAGCTTCGCGGGCTCCCGCTATTTCGACCAGAGGCCGCCGATGGACAGCGAAAGCGAGATCGACGCGCGGCTCCGGTCGGGCGAGCTGCGGGTCGCCATCGACATCCCGCCCGGCTTCGGCCGCGACCTGCTGGACGGCCACCGGCCGCAGGTGGCGTTCCTGCTCGACGGGTCGATGCCGTTCCGGGCCGAGACGGCGCGCGGCTACGTGGACGGCATCGTGTCCTCCTATGCGCAGGACCTCGCCCGGCGTACGGCCGGGGAGGCGGTTTCGCCATACCCGGTCCAGGTCGAGGCACGGTTCCGCTACAACCAGGAATTCCGCAGCGCCGTCGCGATCACGCCCGGCTGCATCATGATCCTGCTGATCATCGTCCCGTCCATGCTGACCGCGCTGGGCGTGGTGCGGGAGAGGGAGATCGGCTCGATCAGCAATCTCCAGGCGTCTCCGGCGACCGTTGGCGAGTTCCTGCTGGGCAAGCAGGCGCCCTATGTCGCGATCGGCTTCCTCAGCTTCCTGTCGCTGACCCTGCTGGTCGCCGTCCTGTTCGGCGTGACCGTGAAGGGATCCATGGCGGCCCTGGCGCTGGGGGCTCTCCTCTACGTGTTCGCCGCCACGGGGGTCGGGCTGGTGGTCTCGACCTTCGTCAGGAGCCAGGTCGCGGCGATCATCGCGACCGCCGTGCTGGTCACCGTGCCGGCCATCAATTTCTCGGGATATCTCTATCCCGCGGCCACGGTGGAAGGGGCCGGGCGGTACATCGGGCTGGGATTCCCCTCCCTGTGGTTCCAGAACGTCAGCATCGGCACCTTCGCGAAAGGGCGGCCGTTCGCGGATTTCCAGCTCGAATTCCTGATGCTGTTCGCGTTCGGCGCGGGGTTCCTGATGATCGCCAGCCGCTTGCTCAGGAAGCAGGAGCGTTGA
- a CDS encoding HlyD family secretion protein, which translates to MRAAPLLALLAVVGIAAGGYAYWDTQQSRALPAGLASANGRIEVERVDIATKLAGRVAEIRVREGDAIQAGDIVARMDVTELQAQLLAAKAAVRRAVESIGKAEAEVAIREAEQQLSEVELRRVVELERRAAVSTAEVDRRRAQNEVAKAQILGARAAVRDAGAAREAAEAQVAQIEATIADMTLKTPVSGRVEYRLARAGEVLGAGGRVVTVLDLTDVFMTVFLPTGQAGRVAHGSDARIVLDAAPSYVVPATVSFIAAEAQFTPKAVETSDEREKLMYRVKLAIDPKLLETYRDYVRAGLTGNAYVRIDRAAEWPAELAPKLPPTPEGAETADVR; encoded by the coding sequence ATGCGCGCCGCACCCCTTCTCGCCCTGCTCGCCGTCGTCGGGATCGCCGCCGGCGGCTATGCCTATTGGGACACGCAGCAGTCCCGCGCCCTGCCGGCCGGCCTGGCGTCGGCCAACGGCCGGATCGAGGTCGAACGGGTCGATATCGCCACCAAGCTCGCCGGCCGCGTCGCCGAGATCCGCGTCCGCGAGGGCGACGCCATCCAGGCCGGCGACATCGTGGCCCGCATGGACGTCACGGAACTCCAGGCCCAGCTCCTCGCGGCCAAGGCCGCCGTCCGGCGTGCGGTCGAGAGCATCGGCAAGGCCGAGGCGGAGGTCGCGATCCGCGAGGCGGAACAGCAGCTTTCCGAGGTCGAGCTGCGCCGCGTCGTGGAGTTGGAACGGCGCGCCGCCGTCTCGACCGCCGAGGTGGACCGGCGCCGGGCGCAGAACGAGGTTGCCAAGGCCCAGATCCTCGGCGCCAGGGCCGCCGTCCGGGACGCCGGGGCCGCGCGGGAGGCCGCCGAGGCGCAGGTCGCCCAGATCGAGGCGACCATCGCCGACATGACCCTGAAGACCCCCGTCTCCGGCCGGGTGGAATACCGGCTCGCCCGGGCGGGCGAGGTGCTGGGAGCGGGAGGGCGCGTGGTCACCGTCCTGGACCTGACCGACGTCTTCATGACGGTCTTCCTGCCCACCGGCCAGGCGGGGCGGGTGGCGCACGGCTCGGATGCCCGGATCGTGCTCGACGCGGCGCCCAGCTACGTGGTGCCGGCCACGGTGTCGTTCATCGCGGCGGAGGCGCAGTTCACCCCCAAGGCGGTCGAGACCTCCGACGAGCGCGAGAAGCTGATGTACCGCGTCAAGCTGGCGATCGATCCCAAGCTGCTGGAGACCTACCGCGACTATGTGCGCGCGGGGCTCACCGGAAACGCCTATGTCCGGATCGACCGGGCGGCGGAGTGGCCGGCCGAGCTCGCGCCAAAGCTTCCGCCAACTCCCGAGGGGGCGGAGACCGCCGATGTCCGGTGA
- a CDS encoding ribonuclease toxin HepT-like protein, which translates to MNPALWADIGRDLDAATRYAESAARRAASLESDSGDMDEDIREDREAAIGLLLHNCYGALESALERIIRAIDGALPNSSSFHSDLIRRAQVPVQGVRPAVISPETGRGLQKLRAFRHVFRHAYDGYDYSRAAENVSIAAATVPAFRQDVRDFEQAMGRG; encoded by the coding sequence TTGAACCCGGCGCTCTGGGCTGACATCGGGCGCGACCTGGACGCGGCGACCCGGTACGCCGAATCCGCCGCCCGGCGCGCGGCCTCCCTCGAGTCGGATTCCGGCGACATGGACGAGGATATACGCGAGGACCGCGAGGCGGCGATCGGACTGCTGCTTCACAACTGCTATGGCGCCTTGGAATCGGCCTTGGAGCGGATCATCCGGGCGATCGACGGAGCCCTGCCCAACAGTTCCTCCTTCCACTCCGACCTGATCCGCCGGGCTCAGGTGCCCGTCCAGGGAGTTCGCCCGGCGGTGATCTCTCCCGAGACCGGCCGGGGACTCCAGAAGCTGCGGGCCTTCCGCCACGTCTTTCGCCACGCTTACGATGGCTACGATTACAGCAGGGCCGCCGAGAACGTTTCCATCGCGGCGGCGACCGTCCCGGCGTTCCGGCAGGATGTCCGTGACTTCGAACAGGCGATGGGACGCGGCTGA
- a CDS encoding nucleotidyltransferase family protein: protein MSERRTAIHSYPTFDELRSRRLAERRAAAVRAVRDAEKVAAAAGGRLVVFGSLAEGGFDERSDIDVALMAVPAGRDGDVALDVELALADAGFTADVIPERFLSESLRNRIAERGIEPGALG, encoded by the coding sequence ATGTCCGAACGCCGTACCGCGATTCATTCCTATCCGACTTTCGACGAGCTGCGGTCCCGCCGCCTGGCGGAGCGTCGCGCCGCCGCGGTGCGGGCCGTGCGGGACGCGGAGAAGGTCGCGGCGGCGGCCGGCGGCCGCTTGGTGGTGTTCGGCTCGCTCGCCGAGGGCGGCTTCGACGAGCGGTCCGACATCGACGTCGCCCTGATGGCCGTCCCCGCCGGCCGGGACGGCGACGTCGCCCTGGACGTGGAACTGGCCCTGGCAGACGCCGGCTTCACCGCCGACGTTATCCCGGAACGCTTCCTGTCGGAGTCCCTCAGAAACCGTATCGCGGAGCGAGGCATTGAACCCGGCGCTCTGGGCTGA
- a CDS encoding NAD(P)-dependent alcohol dehydrogenase: MPKMKAAIFVEPGRIVLDEKPVPDVGPLDALVRITTTTICGTDVHILKGEYPVARGLTVGHEPVGVIEKLGSAVQGYREGQRVIAGAICPSGHSHASLCGFHSQDGAGTAHGWKAIGGWKFGNTIDGCQAEFVLVPDAMANLAPVPDGLSDEEVLMCPDIMSTGFSGAERAGIRIGDTVAVFAQGPIGLCATAGAKLCGATLVIGVDTVRERLEASRRMGADRVVDFKAGDPVEQIMALTDGRGVDVAIEALGTQATFEACLRVLRPGGTLSSLGVYSTDLHIPLGPFAAGLGDHTIVTSLCPGGKERMRRLMNVVASHRVDLRPMVTHRFKLDDIEAAYELFSHQRDGVLKVAVTP; the protein is encoded by the coding sequence ATGCCGAAAATGAAAGCCGCCATCTTCGTCGAACCCGGCCGCATCGTGCTGGACGAGAAGCCCGTACCGGACGTCGGGCCGCTCGATGCCCTGGTCCGGATCACCACGACCACCATCTGCGGCACCGACGTCCATATCCTGAAAGGCGAGTACCCGGTCGCCCGCGGCCTGACGGTCGGGCACGAGCCGGTCGGCGTGATCGAGAAGCTGGGCTCGGCCGTCCAGGGCTACCGGGAGGGCCAGCGGGTGATCGCAGGCGCCATCTGCCCCAGCGGCCACAGCCACGCCTCGCTGTGCGGCTTCCATTCGCAGGATGGCGCCGGGACGGCGCATGGCTGGAAAGCGATCGGGGGCTGGAAGTTCGGCAACACCATCGACGGCTGCCAGGCCGAGTTCGTGCTGGTGCCGGACGCCATGGCGAACCTCGCCCCGGTGCCCGACGGGCTGAGCGACGAGGAGGTCCTGATGTGCCCGGACATCATGTCCACGGGCTTCTCCGGCGCCGAGCGGGCGGGGATCAGGATCGGCGACACCGTCGCGGTGTTCGCCCAGGGGCCGATCGGCCTGTGCGCCACGGCGGGCGCCAAGCTGTGCGGCGCCACGCTGGTGATCGGGGTGGACACGGTGCGGGAGCGGCTGGAGGCGTCCCGCCGGATGGGGGCCGACCGGGTGGTCGATTTCAAGGCCGGCGATCCGGTGGAGCAGATCATGGCGCTGACGGACGGGCGCGGGGTGGACGTCGCGATCGAGGCGCTGGGCACCCAGGCGACGTTCGAGGCCTGCCTGCGCGTCCTGCGGCCGGGCGGCACGCTTTCGAGCCTGGGCGTCTATTCCACCGACCTGCACATCCCCCTGGGGCCGTTCGCCGCCGGCCTGGGCGACCACACCATCGTCACGTCCCTGTGCCCCGGCGGCAAGGAGCGCATGCGACGGCTGATGAACGTGGTGGCGTCCCACCGGGTCGATCTCCGCCCGATGGTGACGCACCGCTTCAAGCTGGACGACATCGAGGCCGCCTACGAGCTGTTCTCGCACCAGCGCGACGGCGTCCTGAAGGTCGCCGTCACCCCGTGA
- a CDS encoding IS110 family RNA-guided transposase, producing MSPIHPRAAAIDVGAKMHVAAVGPDRASEPVRTFGTFTDDLHRLADWFQECGIETIAMESTGVYWIPVFEILEQRGFEVLLVNARDAKHVPGRKTDVSDAQWLQRLHEFGLLRASFLPKGEIAALRAYLRQRERLVELAATHIQHMQKALMQMNVQVHHVVSDIMGVTGLRILRAIVAGERDPGVLAANRDRRCRADVETIQRALTGTWRAEHLFALEQALALYDACQEKVVACDRKIEATLKRIEAQSAKPVGELPPARTTTRQPNAVDFDVRTALHAVLGVDLTQIHGLGPYLALKLVGECGTDLSAWPSAKHFTSWLGLAPSNKISGGKVLSSRTRRSSNRAASLLRLAAVTVGRTDTALGAFFRRLSGRVGKAKAVTATARKIAVLFYNTLRHGMDYADPGASYYEERYRQRVLTNLQRRAKSLGYVLQQADAAPATNGVS from the coding sequence ATGTCCCCCATCCATCCTCGGGCGGCCGCCATCGACGTGGGGGCGAAGATGCATGTCGCGGCGGTTGGACCGGATCGCGCCTCGGAGCCGGTCCGCACGTTCGGCACCTTCACCGATGATCTCCATCGTCTGGCGGACTGGTTCCAGGAGTGCGGGATCGAGACGATCGCCATGGAGTCGACCGGGGTCTACTGGATTCCCGTGTTCGAGATCCTGGAGCAGCGCGGCTTCGAGGTTCTGCTGGTCAATGCCCGCGACGCCAAGCATGTGCCGGGCCGCAAGACCGACGTCAGCGATGCCCAGTGGTTGCAGCGCCTGCACGAGTTCGGTCTGCTGCGCGCCAGTTTTCTTCCCAAGGGCGAGATCGCCGCATTGCGCGCGTATCTACGCCAGCGCGAGCGGCTTGTGGAGCTGGCGGCGACGCACATCCAGCACATGCAGAAAGCCCTGATGCAGATGAATGTCCAGGTGCATCACGTGGTGTCGGACATCATGGGGGTCACCGGCCTGCGCATCCTGCGCGCCATCGTCGCCGGAGAGCGTGACCCCGGCGTGTTGGCCGCCAACCGCGACCGGCGCTGCCGTGCCGATGTCGAAACCATTCAGCGGGCGCTGACCGGCACCTGGCGTGCCGAGCATCTCTTCGCGTTGGAACAGGCGCTGGCGCTTTACGACGCCTGCCAGGAGAAGGTTGTCGCTTGTGACAGGAAGATCGAAGCGACGCTGAAGCGCATCGAGGCCCAGTCGGCGAAGCCTGTCGGTGAGCTGCCCCCCGCCCGAACGACCACGCGGCAGCCGAACGCCGTCGACTTCGACGTCAGAACGGCGCTGCACGCCGTGCTCGGGGTCGACCTGACGCAGATCCACGGGCTGGGTCCCTATCTGGCGCTGAAGCTGGTCGGCGAATGCGGGACCGATCTCTCGGCGTGGCCGAGCGCCAAGCACTTCACCTCCTGGCTTGGCTTGGCGCCGAGCAACAAGATCTCCGGAGGGAAGGTTCTGTCCTCGCGAACGCGCCGTTCCAGCAACCGGGCGGCGTCGCTGCTGCGGTTGGCGGCGGTGACGGTCGGACGGACGGATACGGCGCTGGGCGCCTTCTTCCGCCGCTTGTCGGGCCGTGTCGGCAAGGCCAAGGCCGTCACCGCCACGGCTCGCAAGATCGCGGTGCTCTTCTACAACACCCTGCGCCATGGGATGGACTATGCTGATCCCGGCGCCTCCTACTACGAGGAGCGCTACCGGCAGAGGGTTCTGACCAACCTCCAGAGGCGGGCGAAGTCGCTGGGCTACGTCCTCCAACAGGCTGATGCTGCCCCGGCTACCAACGGAGTTTCTTAG
- the actP gene encoding cation/acetate symporter ActP yields the protein MRRLLSPVAAMSLAALALAAPALAAPADLGGAEKQAVNVTAIVMFFIFVVGTLGITYWAASRTKSAADFYTAGGGITGFQNGLAIAGDYMSAATLLGLSSLVFATGFDGFIYIISFFVGWPIILFLIAERLRNLGRFTFADIASYRLDQTKVRTFAAIGSLTVVCFYLIVQMVGAGQLIKLLFGLDYAVAVIVVGVLMVVYVTFGGMIATTWVQIIKAGLLLGGGSLLGLLALSRFGFDLDFMAAQAVASHKAGIKIMSPGSLLADPVSAVSLSLGLVFGTAGLPHIMMRFFTVPNAKEARKSVFYASGFIGFFFLVVGILGLSAITIVGTDPQFFEGGVIGGKIIGGGNMPVMHLSKALGGDLFLGFLSAVAFATILAVVSGLALAGASAISQDIYARVIRKGKASETEEMRVSKIASLVLGVLAVVLGILFEKQNVAFLVGLTFGIAASANFPVLILSMYWKGLTTRGALLGGLTGLVSAVVCVVLSKAVWVVVLENPAPVFPYEHPALFSMTLAFLVTVVVSKLDRSPSAEKERAAFEDQEVRSQTGIGASAAVSH from the coding sequence ATGAGGCGCCTGCTGTCCCCCGTCGCGGCCATGAGCCTTGCGGCCCTCGCCCTGGCCGCCCCGGCGCTGGCCGCACCCGCCGACCTGGGCGGGGCGGAGAAGCAGGCCGTGAACGTGACGGCCATCGTCATGTTCTTCATCTTCGTCGTCGGCACGCTCGGCATCACCTACTGGGCGGCCAGCCGCACCAAGTCGGCGGCCGACTTCTATACCGCCGGCGGCGGCATCACCGGCTTCCAGAACGGGCTGGCGATCGCCGGCGACTACATGTCGGCGGCGACGCTGCTGGGCCTGTCGAGCCTTGTGTTCGCCACCGGGTTCGACGGCTTCATCTACATCATCAGCTTCTTCGTCGGCTGGCCGATCATCCTGTTCCTGATCGCCGAGCGGCTGCGCAACCTGGGCCGCTTCACCTTCGCCGACATCGCGTCGTATCGGCTGGACCAGACCAAGGTGCGGACCTTCGCGGCGATCGGGTCGCTGACGGTCGTCTGCTTCTACCTGATCGTCCAGATGGTCGGCGCCGGCCAGCTGATCAAACTGCTGTTCGGGCTGGATTACGCCGTCGCCGTGATCGTGGTCGGCGTGCTGATGGTGGTCTACGTGACCTTCGGCGGCATGATCGCGACCACCTGGGTGCAGATCATCAAGGCGGGGCTGCTGCTGGGCGGAGGGTCGCTGCTCGGGCTGCTGGCCCTGTCGCGCTTCGGCTTCGACCTGGACTTCATGGCGGCCCAGGCGGTCGCGTCCCACAAGGCCGGGATCAAGATCATGTCGCCCGGCTCGCTGCTGGCCGACCCGGTGTCCGCCGTGTCGCTGTCGCTGGGCCTCGTGTTCGGCACGGCCGGGCTGCCGCACATCATGATGCGCTTCTTCACCGTTCCCAACGCGAAGGAAGCGCGCAAGAGCGTGTTCTACGCCTCCGGCTTCATCGGCTTCTTCTTCCTGGTGGTCGGCATCCTGGGCCTGTCCGCGATCACCATCGTCGGTACCGACCCGCAATTCTTCGAAGGCGGCGTGATCGGCGGCAAGATCATCGGCGGCGGTAACATGCCGGTGATGCATCTCTCCAAGGCGCTCGGCGGCGACCTTTTCCTGGGCTTCCTGTCGGCGGTGGCGTTCGCGACCATCCTGGCGGTGGTGTCCGGCCTGGCGCTGGCGGGAGCCTCCGCGATCTCCCAAGACATCTATGCCCGCGTGATCCGCAAGGGGAAGGCGTCCGAGACGGAGGAGATGCGGGTCTCCAAGATCGCCTCGCTGGTCCTGGGCGTGCTGGCCGTCGTGCTGGGCATCCTGTTCGAGAAGCAGAACGTCGCGTTCCTGGTCGGCCTGACCTTCGGCATCGCGGCCTCGGCCAACTTCCCGGTGCTGATCCTGTCCATGTACTGGAAGGGCCTGACCACCCGCGGCGCGCTGCTGGGCGGCCTGACCGGGCTGGTCTCGGCGGTGGTCTGCGTCGTGCTGTCCAAGGCGGTGTGGGTCGTCGTGCTGGAGAACCCGGCGCCGGTCTTCCCCTACGAGCACCCGGCCCTGTTCTCCATGACGCTGGCCTTCCTGGTCACCGTCGTGGTGTCCAAGCTGGACCGCAGCCCGTCGGCGGAAAAGGAGCGGGCCGCGTTCGAGGACCAGGAGGTCCGCTCGCAGACCGGCATCGGCGCCTCGGCGGCGGTGTCGCACTGA
- a CDS encoding ABC transporter permease, translating to MPIWLSNVFRLGLKELASLAGDKVLFAFILYSFSFSVYSVATGVKTEIENASVAVVDGDHSALSSRLREAFLQPYFRPPALIDRAELDPAMDRGERTFVLDIPPRFEADALRGRQPELQLNIDATAMTQAGVGAGYIEAIVQREAIDFLRARGEATAVPIDAVTRAWFNPNLEGAWFHSVMAVMENITILSILLVGAAVIREREHGTIEHLLVMPVRASEIAVAKIWANGLVILVAAGLSLRFVVQGALGVPVEGSMALFLAGAAAYLFATTSLGILLATLVRSMPQFALMAIPVFLILNMLSGATSPIEGMPPVLETLIQVSPTVHFVTLSQAVLFRAAGLEVVWPQLLVLAGLGGLFLAAALARFRIMLSQAHQ from the coding sequence ATGCCCATCTGGCTATCGAACGTCTTCCGCCTCGGCCTGAAGGAGCTGGCGAGCCTCGCCGGCGACAAGGTGCTGTTCGCCTTCATCCTCTATTCCTTCTCGTTCTCGGTCTACAGCGTGGCGACCGGCGTGAAGACCGAGATCGAGAACGCCAGCGTCGCGGTGGTGGACGGCGACCACTCCGCCCTGTCGTCCCGGCTGCGCGAAGCGTTCCTGCAACCTTACTTCCGGCCGCCCGCGCTGATCGACCGGGCCGAGCTGGACCCGGCCATGGACCGGGGCGAGCGGACCTTCGTGCTGGACATCCCGCCGCGGTTCGAGGCCGACGCGCTGCGCGGACGCCAGCCGGAGCTTCAGCTCAACATCGACGCCACGGCGATGACCCAGGCGGGGGTCGGCGCCGGGTACATCGAGGCCATCGTGCAGCGGGAGGCGATCGACTTCCTGCGGGCGCGCGGCGAGGCGACGGCGGTTCCCATTGATGCCGTGACGCGCGCCTGGTTCAACCCGAACCTGGAGGGCGCCTGGTTCCACTCCGTCATGGCGGTGATGGAGAACATCACGATCCTGTCGATCCTGCTGGTCGGCGCCGCCGTCATCCGGGAGCGGGAGCACGGCACGATCGAGCACCTGCTGGTCATGCCGGTCCGGGCGAGCGAGATCGCCGTCGCCAAGATCTGGGCCAACGGCCTGGTGATCCTGGTGGCGGCGGGACTGTCGCTGCGCTTCGTGGTCCAGGGCGCGCTGGGGGTCCCGGTCGAGGGGTCGATGGCGCTGTTCCTGGCCGGGGCGGCGGCCTACCTGTTCGCGACCACGTCGCTCGGGATCCTGCTCGCCACCCTGGTCCGGTCGATGCCCCAGTTCGCGCTCATGGCGATCCCGGTCTTCCTGATCCTGAACATGCTCTCGGGCGCCACCTCGCCGATCGAGGGCATGCCGCCGGTGCTGGAAACGCTGATCCAGGTCTCCCCCACCGTCCATTTCGTCACGCTGTCCCAGGCGGTACTGTTCCGGGCCGCGGGGCTGGAGGTGGTCTGGCCGCAGCTCCTCGTGCTGGCCGGCCTCGGCGGCCTGTTCCTCGCGGCGGCGCTGGCCCGGTTCCGCATCATGCTGTCGCAGGCCCATCAATGA
- a CDS encoding DUF485 domain-containing protein gives MSDSIYARVRRNPNYQVLVRRRGRLAAVLSALVLVSYYSFMMVVAFAPGLLGRPLGEGATLSVGVPIGAGIIVVSWLLTGVYSYFANGPFDDLTNELIRETAE, from the coding sequence ATGTCCGACTCAATTTACGCCAGGGTTCGCCGGAACCCGAACTACCAGGTGCTGGTCAGGCGGCGCGGGCGTCTCGCCGCCGTGCTGTCCGCGCTGGTCCTGGTGTCCTACTACAGCTTCATGATGGTCGTGGCCTTCGCGCCGGGCCTGCTCGGCCGGCCCCTGGGCGAAGGCGCCACGCTGTCGGTCGGCGTGCCGATCGGCGCGGGGATCATCGTCGTGTCCTGGCTGCTGACCGGCGTCTATTCCTACTTCGCGAACGGCCCGTTCGACGACCTGACCAACGAGCTGATCCGGGAGACGGCGGAATGA